The segment ATGAGCTTGGTGCACGATAGGTGCGGGCGCGCTTACACGATCGGCATAACCGGACCTCCCGGAGCGGGCAAGTCGACGTTGGTTGATCGCACCGTCGGCGAGCTGCGCTCCGCCGGACACCGGGTCGGTATTGTGGCCATCGATCCGTCAAGCCCGTTCTCGGGCGGGGCGGTGCTGGGCGACCGCATCCGCATGCAGAGCCACTTCCTAGACGAGGGCGTGTTCATCCGCAGCCTCAGCAGCCGCGGTAGCCACGGGGGCATGGCCCGCGCGACTCGCGACGTCGCTCGCCTGCTTGATGCCTACGGGATGGATTTCGTCGTGGTCGAGACCGTGGGGGTGGGCCAGACGGAACTCGACATCATGCGCATGGCGGACACTACCGTGGTCGTGTTGGTACCGGAGGCCGGTGACACGGTGCAGGCTATGAAAGCCGGTTTGCTGGAGATCGCGGACATCTTTCTTGTCAACAAGGCCGACCGCGAGGGTGCGCAGCGGATGAAGACCGAGCTCGAAATG is part of the Deltaproteobacteria bacterium genome and harbors:
- the meaB gene encoding methylmalonyl Co-A mutase-associated GTPase MeaB, translated to MLAGDKIALAKLMTLVENRRPDTALVMSLVHDRCGRAYTIGITGPPGAGKSTLVDRTVGELRSAGHRVGIVAIDPSSPFSGGAVLGDRIRMQSHFLDEGVFIRSLSSRGSHGGMARATRDVARLLDAYGMDFVVVETVGVGQTELDIMRMADTTVVVLVPEAGDTVQAMKAGLLEIADIFLVNKADREGAQRMKTELEMMLQLRPAAAWSVPVLLTQATTGQGIAELTAQINRHREFLAHSGRGQARAVAGRQEEFVAVLREEIARRLEAVLDDGRFGSLLLRIKHGEIDPYRAALEVVGSEEAVRAILQSRGEG